One stretch of Euphorbia lathyris chromosome 7, ddEupLath1.1, whole genome shotgun sequence DNA includes these proteins:
- the LOC136201021 gene encoding uncharacterized protein → MKVRWKKDSSSKKRHLGAISKYPNLPFDQEDQDDSVKKNNGDEESTSNNHNISSNYPFDSQSDRQLAQSFQAQGDKLAEDGKYREALGKWEAALSLMSNNAVLHEQKAQVLLEIGDAWNALRAATRATELEPSWPEAWITLGRAQLNYGEPDSAIESFDKVLAMKSDCEEAKEDRHSALQLVKRRKQLHSSGLITTESRFVVSDKAQTS, encoded by the exons ATGAAAGTAAGATGGAAGAAGGATTCCAGCAGCAAGAAACGGCATTTGGGTGCCATATCAAAGTACCCAAATCTTCCTTTTGATCAGGAAGACCAAGATGATTCTGTAAAGAAAAACAATGGCGATGAGGAAAGTACAAGTAATAACCACAATATTTCCTCTAACTACCCTTTTGATTCTCAATCTGATAGGCAACTTGCCCAGTCATTTCAAGCTCAAGGAGATAAGCTAGCCGAG GATGGAAAATACCGTGAAGCCCTTGGGAAGTGGGAGGCTGCTCTTAGTTTGATGTCTAACAATGCTGTCTTACATGAACAAAAGGCACAAGTTTTACTTGAAATTGGAGATGCATGGAATGCATTGAGGGCTGCAACTC GAGCTACTGAGTTGGAACCTTCCTGGCCTGAG GCATGGATTACTCTTGGGAGAGCACAATTGAACTATGGGGAGCCTGATAGTGCTATTGAAAGCTTCGACAAAGTATTAGCTATGAAG TCAGATTGTGAGGAGGCTAAAGAGGACAGACACAGTGCATTACAGCTTGTGAAGAGAAGGAAACAGCTGCATTCATCAGGCTTGATTACTACTGAAAGCCGTTTTGTAGTTAGTGACAAGGCTCAGACCtcctga